A genomic segment from Bufo bufo chromosome 8, aBufBuf1.1, whole genome shotgun sequence encodes:
- the CCDC160 gene encoding coiled-coil domain-containing protein 160 isoform X1, with translation MSLDSSSLSQITVHWKKMQNNKKHWVEELFSPHFSAEDFLHGSFEPELLISEKQAKERARNVAEIYKTAVHDFQEKEKKKKRELLSKMIVQDSVQDKAVPAQDATCESYQKEENGSATTSESNGHCIWNEKDLNLLRSEMNKKHSEGAHLNLQLRACKLEISELKAKQKKTERELEALKIALAASKRVNEYKNVLINQLKKEGEKKEADLQALRKDRHKKCMMVQDLTTSLSKATEEINHLQLQNTDLQQELNNLQQQQELKIIFASEKTKLKYESQIKKLCRETETLKEEMQLERHQHGQDVAELDLLRRLYIYGK, from the coding sequence GTCCATTGGAAGAAGAtgcaaaacaataaaaaacattGGGTTGAAGAGCTCTTCTCTCCACATTTCAGCGCCGAAGATTTTTTACATGGAAGTTTTGAACCAGAATTGCTGATATCAGAAAAACAGGCCAAAGAGAGAGCAAGAAATGTAGCAGAAATCTACAAGACTGCAGTGCATGACTTtcaggaaaaggaaaaaaagaagaaaagagagCTCTTGTCTAAAATGATCGTCCAAGACTCTGTGCAGGACAAGGCTGTTCCAGCACAAGATGCCACCTGTGAGTCCTATCAAAAAGAGGAGAATGGTTCAGCTACAACCAGCGAAAGCAACGGTCATTGTATATGGAATGAGAAAGATTTAAATCTCTTAAGATCCGAAATGAATAAAAAACATTCTGAGGGAGCTCATTTGAACCTTCAGCTTAGGGCCTGCAAGCTTGAGATATCTGAATTGAAGGCCAAACAAAAGAAGACTGAAAGGGAGCTGGAGGCTCTGAAAATAGCATTGGCAGCATCAAAAAGAGTGAATGAATATAAAAATGTCCTGATTAATCAACTGAAGAAAGAGGGAGAGAAGAAGGAGGCAGATCTGCAGGCACTGAGGAAAGACAGGCATAAAAAATGTATGATGGTGCAGGACCTTACAACAAGTTTAAGTAAAGCCACAGAGGAGATAAACCATCTACAGCTCCAAAATACAGACttgcagcaggagctaaataattTACAGCAACAACAGGAACTGAAAATCATCTTtgcttcagaaaagacaaaaCTTAAGTATGAGTCACAAATAAAGAAGCTGTGTCGGGAAACAGAGACTCTGAAAGAAGAGATGCAGTTGGAAAGACATCAGCATGGTCAAGATGTTGCTGAATTGGACTTATTAAGGAGACTGTACATCTATGGGAAGTGA
- the CCDC160 gene encoding coiled-coil domain-containing protein 160 isoform X2, producing the protein MQNNKKHWVEELFSPHFSAEDFLHGSFEPELLISEKQAKERARNVAEIYKTAVHDFQEKEKKKKRELLSKMIVQDSVQDKAVPAQDATCESYQKEENGSATTSESNGHCIWNEKDLNLLRSEMNKKHSEGAHLNLQLRACKLEISELKAKQKKTERELEALKIALAASKRVNEYKNVLINQLKKEGEKKEADLQALRKDRHKKCMMVQDLTTSLSKATEEINHLQLQNTDLQQELNNLQQQQELKIIFASEKTKLKYESQIKKLCRETETLKEEMQLERHQHGQDVAELDLLRRLYIYGK; encoded by the coding sequence AtgcaaaacaataaaaaacattGGGTTGAAGAGCTCTTCTCTCCACATTTCAGCGCCGAAGATTTTTTACATGGAAGTTTTGAACCAGAATTGCTGATATCAGAAAAACAGGCCAAAGAGAGAGCAAGAAATGTAGCAGAAATCTACAAGACTGCAGTGCATGACTTtcaggaaaaggaaaaaaagaagaaaagagagCTCTTGTCTAAAATGATCGTCCAAGACTCTGTGCAGGACAAGGCTGTTCCAGCACAAGATGCCACCTGTGAGTCCTATCAAAAAGAGGAGAATGGTTCAGCTACAACCAGCGAAAGCAACGGTCATTGTATATGGAATGAGAAAGATTTAAATCTCTTAAGATCCGAAATGAATAAAAAACATTCTGAGGGAGCTCATTTGAACCTTCAGCTTAGGGCCTGCAAGCTTGAGATATCTGAATTGAAGGCCAAACAAAAGAAGACTGAAAGGGAGCTGGAGGCTCTGAAAATAGCATTGGCAGCATCAAAAAGAGTGAATGAATATAAAAATGTCCTGATTAATCAACTGAAGAAAGAGGGAGAGAAGAAGGAGGCAGATCTGCAGGCACTGAGGAAAGACAGGCATAAAAAATGTATGATGGTGCAGGACCTTACAACAAGTTTAAGTAAAGCCACAGAGGAGATAAACCATCTACAGCTCCAAAATACAGACttgcagcaggagctaaataattTACAGCAACAACAGGAACTGAAAATCATCTTtgcttcagaaaagacaaaaCTTAAGTATGAGTCACAAATAAAGAAGCTGTGTCGGGAAACAGAGACTCTGAAAGAAGAGATGCAGTTGGAAAGACATCAGCATGGTCAAGATGTTGCTGAATTGGACTTATTAAGGAGACTGTACATCTATGGGAAGTGA